Proteins from a genomic interval of Mustela lutreola isolate mMusLut2 chromosome 4, mMusLut2.pri, whole genome shotgun sequence:
- the ZNF467 gene encoding zinc finger protein 467 isoform X1 — protein MRETFEALSSLGFSVGQTEMAPQSEPGEGSHNNQERMSPSREDSVLGTCSGHEAPRPEEGAHTEEAQGPSRGGQACAPQKAEPMGSCPGDEWMIRKVKVEEEDQEAEEEVEWPQHLALLPGPFPAPDLGPLAAAYKLEPGPPGALEGLALAGWTPTSEKPYGCGECERRFRDQLTLRLHQRLHRGEGPCACPDCGRSFAQRAHMLLHLRSHLGERPFPCSECDKRFSKKAHLTRHLRTHTGERPYPCAECGKRFSQKIHLGSHQKTHTGERPFPCTECEKRFRKKTHLIRHQRIHTGERPYQCVRCSRSFTHKQHLVRHQRVHEAAGRAPSSPDAPASPGSPAPSPTPSPPGPKPFSCSDCGLSFGWKKNLATHQRLHRGEGRPFGCDECALGATVDAAAAEPLACAPGDTPATQGAPASERSSCADCGRGLAHGQQPARQRRVHPGERPFACAQCGRRFGSRPNLVAHSRAHSGARPFACAQCGRRFSRKSHLGRHQAVHTGSRPHACAVCARSFSSKTNLVRHQAIHTGSRPFSCPQCGKSFSRKTHLVRHQRIHGEAAHAAADADLSAPAWPTAAEAAAPPLFF, from the exons ATGAGAGAGACTTTTGAGGCCCTCAGCTCCCTGG GATTCTCTGTGGGACAGACGGAGATGGCCCCCCAAAGTGAGCCTGGGGAAGGGTCCCATAATAACCAGGAGCGGATGTCCCCTTCCAGGGAAGACAGCGTGCTGGGCACATGCTCTG GGCACGAGGCCCCCAGACCAGAGGAAGGCGCCCACACTGAAGAAGCTCAAGGCCCCAGCAGAGGAGGCCAGGCATGCGCGCCGCAGAAGGCCGAGCCCATGGGCTCCTGCCCAG GGGATGAGTGGATGATACGGAAGgtgaaggtggaggaggaggatcAGGAGGCGGAAGAGGAGGTCGAGTGGCCGCAGCATCTAGCGTTACTCCCCGGCCCCTTTCCCGCGCCGGACCTGGGGCCTCTGGCCGCTGCGTACAAGCTGGAGCCTGGGCCCCCAGGGGCCCTGGAAGGACTCGCGCTGGCCGGGTGGACCCCGACCTCGGAGAAGCCCTACGGCTGCGGGGAGTGCGAGCGGCGGTTCCGGGACCAGCTGACTCTGCGGCTGCACCAGAGGCTGCACCGCGGCGAGGGCCCGTGCGCCTGCCCGGACTGCGGCCGCAGCTTCGCGCAGCGCGCACACATGCTGCTGCACCTGCGCAGCCACCTGGGCGAGCGGCCCTTCCCCTGCTCCGAGTGCGACAAGCGCTTCAGCAAGAAGGCGCACCTGACCCGCCACCTGCGCACGCACACGGGCGAGCGGCCCTACCCGTGCGCCGAGTGTGGCAAGCGCTTCAGCCAGAAGATCCACCTGGGCTCGCACCAGAAGACGCACACGGGCGAGCGGCCCTTCCCCTGCACCGAGTGCGAGAAGCGCTTTCGCAAAAAGACACACCTGATCCGCCACCAGCGCATCCATACGGGCGAGAGGCCCTACCAGTGCGTCCGGTGCTCCCGCAGCTTCACGCACAAGCAGCACTTGGTGCGGCACCAAAGGGTGCACGAGGCGGCCGGCCGCGCCCCCTCCTCTCCCGACGCGCCCGCCTCGCCGGGTTCCCCGGCCCCGTCCCCGACCCCGTCCCCTCCCGGACCCAAGCCTTTCTCCTGCTCCGACTGCGGCCTCAGCTTTGGCTGGAAGAAGAACCTCGCCACGCACCAGCGCCTGCACCGCGGCGAGGGGCGCCCCTTTGGGTGCGACGAGTGCGCGCTGGGCGCTACCGTGGACGCCGCAGCCGCCGAGCCCTTGGCCTGCGCGCCCGGTGACACGCCGGCGACCCAGGGCGCTCCCGCCAGCGAGCGGTCCTCCTGCGCGGACTGCGGGCGCGGCTTGGCCCACGGGCAGCAGCCCGCGCGGCAGCGGCGGGTGCACCCGGGCGAGCGGCCCTTCGCCTGCGCGCAGTGCGGCCGCCGCTTCGGCTCGAGGCCCAATCTGGTCGCGCACTCCAGAGCCCACAGCGGCGCCAGGCCTTTCGCCTGCGCACAGTGCGGCCGCCGCTTCAGCCGCAAGTCGCACCTGGGCCGCCACCAGGCGGTGCACACAGGCAGCCGGCCCCACGCCTGCGCCGTCTGCGCCCGCAGCTTCAGCTCCAAAACCAACCTGGTGCGCCACCAGGCCATCCACACTGGCTCCCGCCCCTTCTCCTGCCCGCAGTGCGGCAAGAGCTTCAGCCGCAAAACCCACCTGGTGCGGCACCAGCGCATCCACGGCGAGGCCGCCCACGCGGCCGCCGACGCCGACCTCTCGGCCCCTGCCTGGCCCACTGCCGCAGAGGCAGCGGCGCCCCCTCTCTTCTTCTGA
- the ZNF467 gene encoding zinc finger protein 467 isoform X2, giving the protein MAPQSEPGEGSHNNQERMSPSREDSVLGTCSGHEAPRPEEGAHTEEAQGPSRGGQACAPQKAEPMGSCPGDEWMIRKVKVEEEDQEAEEEVEWPQHLALLPGPFPAPDLGPLAAAYKLEPGPPGALEGLALAGWTPTSEKPYGCGECERRFRDQLTLRLHQRLHRGEGPCACPDCGRSFAQRAHMLLHLRSHLGERPFPCSECDKRFSKKAHLTRHLRTHTGERPYPCAECGKRFSQKIHLGSHQKTHTGERPFPCTECEKRFRKKTHLIRHQRIHTGERPYQCVRCSRSFTHKQHLVRHQRVHEAAGRAPSSPDAPASPGSPAPSPTPSPPGPKPFSCSDCGLSFGWKKNLATHQRLHRGEGRPFGCDECALGATVDAAAAEPLACAPGDTPATQGAPASERSSCADCGRGLAHGQQPARQRRVHPGERPFACAQCGRRFGSRPNLVAHSRAHSGARPFACAQCGRRFSRKSHLGRHQAVHTGSRPHACAVCARSFSSKTNLVRHQAIHTGSRPFSCPQCGKSFSRKTHLVRHQRIHGEAAHAAADADLSAPAWPTAAEAAAPPLFF; this is encoded by the exons ATGGCCCCCCAAAGTGAGCCTGGGGAAGGGTCCCATAATAACCAGGAGCGGATGTCCCCTTCCAGGGAAGACAGCGTGCTGGGCACATGCTCTG GGCACGAGGCCCCCAGACCAGAGGAAGGCGCCCACACTGAAGAAGCTCAAGGCCCCAGCAGAGGAGGCCAGGCATGCGCGCCGCAGAAGGCCGAGCCCATGGGCTCCTGCCCAG GGGATGAGTGGATGATACGGAAGgtgaaggtggaggaggaggatcAGGAGGCGGAAGAGGAGGTCGAGTGGCCGCAGCATCTAGCGTTACTCCCCGGCCCCTTTCCCGCGCCGGACCTGGGGCCTCTGGCCGCTGCGTACAAGCTGGAGCCTGGGCCCCCAGGGGCCCTGGAAGGACTCGCGCTGGCCGGGTGGACCCCGACCTCGGAGAAGCCCTACGGCTGCGGGGAGTGCGAGCGGCGGTTCCGGGACCAGCTGACTCTGCGGCTGCACCAGAGGCTGCACCGCGGCGAGGGCCCGTGCGCCTGCCCGGACTGCGGCCGCAGCTTCGCGCAGCGCGCACACATGCTGCTGCACCTGCGCAGCCACCTGGGCGAGCGGCCCTTCCCCTGCTCCGAGTGCGACAAGCGCTTCAGCAAGAAGGCGCACCTGACCCGCCACCTGCGCACGCACACGGGCGAGCGGCCCTACCCGTGCGCCGAGTGTGGCAAGCGCTTCAGCCAGAAGATCCACCTGGGCTCGCACCAGAAGACGCACACGGGCGAGCGGCCCTTCCCCTGCACCGAGTGCGAGAAGCGCTTTCGCAAAAAGACACACCTGATCCGCCACCAGCGCATCCATACGGGCGAGAGGCCCTACCAGTGCGTCCGGTGCTCCCGCAGCTTCACGCACAAGCAGCACTTGGTGCGGCACCAAAGGGTGCACGAGGCGGCCGGCCGCGCCCCCTCCTCTCCCGACGCGCCCGCCTCGCCGGGTTCCCCGGCCCCGTCCCCGACCCCGTCCCCTCCCGGACCCAAGCCTTTCTCCTGCTCCGACTGCGGCCTCAGCTTTGGCTGGAAGAAGAACCTCGCCACGCACCAGCGCCTGCACCGCGGCGAGGGGCGCCCCTTTGGGTGCGACGAGTGCGCGCTGGGCGCTACCGTGGACGCCGCAGCCGCCGAGCCCTTGGCCTGCGCGCCCGGTGACACGCCGGCGACCCAGGGCGCTCCCGCCAGCGAGCGGTCCTCCTGCGCGGACTGCGGGCGCGGCTTGGCCCACGGGCAGCAGCCCGCGCGGCAGCGGCGGGTGCACCCGGGCGAGCGGCCCTTCGCCTGCGCGCAGTGCGGCCGCCGCTTCGGCTCGAGGCCCAATCTGGTCGCGCACTCCAGAGCCCACAGCGGCGCCAGGCCTTTCGCCTGCGCACAGTGCGGCCGCCGCTTCAGCCGCAAGTCGCACCTGGGCCGCCACCAGGCGGTGCACACAGGCAGCCGGCCCCACGCCTGCGCCGTCTGCGCCCGCAGCTTCAGCTCCAAAACCAACCTGGTGCGCCACCAGGCCATCCACACTGGCTCCCGCCCCTTCTCCTGCCCGCAGTGCGGCAAGAGCTTCAGCCGCAAAACCCACCTGGTGCGGCACCAGCGCATCCACGGCGAGGCCGCCCACGCGGCCGCCGACGCCGACCTCTCGGCCCCTGCCTGGCCCACTGCCGCAGAGGCAGCGGCGCCCCCTCTCTTCTTCTGA